From Erigeron canadensis isolate Cc75 chromosome 5, C_canadensis_v1, whole genome shotgun sequence:
TAGTATAGTATGATTTTTTTCTAACTTGCCATTAAATACATTGTTTACTATCCAGTCTACTTTTCaaatatttaagtatttataGTTTGTATTTGTTATCATTTTGGCAAAGATAATAAAAGCAATAATAAGTAAGGGCCGAATATGTTAATTCAAGTGGTGACCACCAATGATTTTGTAACAGATTTTTAGCTTTCTAGATCGATTTGGCAATACAAAACTTAAAACTTCAGGATTTTCTTTTTTGGCAAATTTTAAACGAAATTATACCAACTTGTTCATAACTTTGAAGTCGCAATCcatttttacacttaaaaataaatgtttttatatCAACCgctaattatttaaaatacttCTTTTACTGACTTAACAACAATGTTTTCACGACTGGACAGGCCGGAAACCGGTAAGCATAACCGGACGGTTATGATGTAAAAACGGTCTTGCACTCGAACCAGTGGTCAAACCGGGAACCGGCAGTCGAACCAGAAAACCAGTCGAACCGTCGTTGACTTTTAGTTGACTTTGGCTAAAAATATATTCTAACTTGCGGTGATGTCTACGGAATTGCACCACGTTACTCGTAACCTTTGACGGAGATGAAACACGTTGTGggtgatatatttatatttatatattataaattttttatatgtagTATAGctttattagacttataatgTTATCTGTTTCTCTAATCCGGTCCAACCGATCCGACCAATAACCAGTTTGGAGACCGGTTCGCCTTCTGGTTCGATTCCGAAAACGTTGCTTAACAATAACCCTATAAACTATAGTTAACAAAACTGGTAATGTATTTAAAATTTGGGCAACAAACATTAAACTTTGAAATGTTACAGTTAAGCCCCTAATCTTTCAATTATTCTACAAAGTAGTCCCTAAATAAGTTATAATAGTTGTTGTCAGTTACAGCTCAACCATCATCATATTAAACATATTGACATGTTGAGTTTATGACATTATGGTTACAAGTTTGATATTTATTTCTAAATGATCAAAGAAACAAACTACTTTCATGGCAAAACTAGAATATCAATTATTCTTTTTAGTTCAAAGTATTATCATAATCACAAAGGTAAAGGAGAGACAAATCTAACTCTTGTCCAGACTCAATGATAGTTGCATAAGTCCAGAATAATGAAATAGCTGAATTTTTTCACACAAttcataaaaatacataatatttCAAATAATTGATACTTCTAATACGTTTATTTGTCATAAATAAAAACTCTTCCTAAAAGAACATCCATTTACAAACTAATAAAACTTAGGAACGATACAGGGTAAAAAATATGGACTAgctatatattttgatttttttttttgaaaagtaatgtttatatattttgaagttaCATGTAAATATGGTGAGTTTGGGTGATGCTATACAAACTAGTTTTAGAATGGTTTCATTTAGACCAAATACCATAAGTTGAGGGGCTACAACATTGAATCCATTTGAAACTTATTTTGACATTTTTGGTCCACTCGTGACCCATTATTATTCGAATAATATGTTTCATGGTCCACTTGCTTCAAGGCAGTATACTATACTTTCTTTCCCTCTGTCTGCATGCTCGATcatttacatataatttcatcAACTTGGCccatttgatcatttgaaacaacatatatatgaagctGAAGATGTTGGTCTCATGGCGGAGATCGTTATTCGTCATAATTATGGCGACACTTGCGATTTCAGTACTCACTGAAGGTGGTGTCCGGCTTCCTCACCGAATTGTGCTGGATACAGATGTTGACACAGATGATTTTTTTGCTATGTTGTATCTTTTGAAGCTTAACAGATCTGAATTTGACTTGCAGGTTCATTTTTacattatatgtaatataatttgTGCACGCGCGCATatgtataagtatataacaataTATGAGTACTATACTTTTCCACAACCTATTATACATTGGCGGAACGTGACCAATTTGTTTAATTAGGCCAAGACcaaatttatctattttttcttcttcttttttttttttttgttataaatagtTATAACTGTTACGTGTAGAATAATAACTTACTTTTTTAAGTCGTCTGTTATAAGCCatggaaaaaatatataaccgATCCGTTACAAGCCATCAGTTTTTGGAGTCATTTTTATTTGCTACCAGGTAATTTGTAAACCAAATTAACCACTAGAAGAACTTTGATTTCTTTCtctaatttttcatttatcatttataaGTTTTCCAACTTTTTCTCATCCTAAATACTGTAAGTCATTAGTAGAAGTAAGTAGACCAACCAATTTGACACATATAGAGAAAGAATAAAAGTAGAAATGACTAGTAAGGAACCATAAAAAGTTCCATggcttaattaattataagagagaaatgaaaaaagaaagttGTTATTTTAGACGGTTAGCTAGCTTTTTAATATGAACGAAaacatatttgtttaatttatatatatagttggcaATAATCAAGATTTTCATTAGTAAGTTGAGCTGAGATTAACTGCTACATttgaagtgaggatacttattAACTGCTATATATGCTTTTGCAGGCAATAACTATCAACACGAATGCATGGTCCGACGCTGGACATGCAGTAAATCAGATATATGATATCCTTTACATGATGGGGCGGGACGACATTGCTGTTGGTGTAGGAGGTGAAGGTGGAATACTCGAAGATGGTACTATACAACCAAACGTTGGCGGATATATTCCTTTAATTGACCAGGTATGCAATCAGATTCGGTTGGGATAAGTTATTGGGTGTCTCAACTGTAAAACTGCTAAAGCTAGGCCACATTTTGTTACTGTAGTACCATTGAATTGGAGATAAGTAAATAAACTGGTATCATGTAAGTAGTGGCGGGTCCAGGAATTTTGTTTACGGGGGGCAAAAAATTAACTAAACAACATTAACATTGTAGGCACTTCCTAACGTTAGGAAACACAACATGCGCAAATAATATTGAAGCagtaacatatataatattatacatatatatatatatatatatatatataatagcgACGGAATATTCATGAAACGATAATTTGTATAACTACAAAGAAAGATTACCGAACAACATAATTACTGTATTGAAATCTCAAATAATTACACTCATAAGAATTGTATAGCAAATCAAAGGGTGAAACAGAACATCGCCAATAAACATGATGTTTCTTTGAAGTTGGAACATGATGTTTTTTCAAGTTGGGCCAAGTAATTGTTTAGATACACTTGATTAAAAAGCTTTGGGCTTTATATTGAGAGTTTATGTCAAAATGTAAAATAAGTAGGACTATTAAGAGTTTCTTGAGTTATTgggatatataataaaaaaattttagcaAAATCTCAGGGTGGGGAAGTGACCCCCCTAGTACAACACTGCATCCGCCAATGCATGTAAGTCTTGTTGATGGAAAAAGGCCTTATGTCATAAGTTCATTTTAGGCCCCATAAAAGCATGAGACACTGCTGTCGTTTAACGTTAAGTAAGTTACTATCAGGGGAGTGGTACAGATGGACCTTGTAGATATAGACAGGCTATTCCTGTGGGAGCTGGAGGAAGATTATATAAAGATACAAACTTTGGCTATCGAAAAAGCTTTCTTCCTCAGGTATTCAATTGCTTTTGTTTCTATCAGTTACCTAAAACAGAACCAGGCAAAAGTTGCAATTAGCCCATTTCTAATAGTTTTGACTAGTTAAACCATTTGCTAAATTTTGATTATGAACTAGGGAAACAGGAGATACACACCTCTTGAACAACCTACGGCTCAGCAAGTACTAATCGAAAAGATATCAGATGGTCCCATTAGTCTATTTGTAATAGGAGCACATACAAATCTTGCTATTTTCCTTATGAGTAATCCAGATTTGAAGAAAAATATTGAACATATTTATATCATGGGTGGCGGTGTGAGGTCAAAGAACCCAACTGGTTGCTGTCACAAAAATGCAGACTCATCTTGTAAACCTCAACAGTGTGGTGATCGTGGTAATATTTTTACAGGCTTCAAAAGTAATCCTTACGCAGAGTTCAACTTTTTTGCTGACCCTTTTGCGGCATACCAGGTAACTAAATGGTTATTAGTATGATTTGTACATCGACAATATATTCCTTTCTCCTTCTTGGATCATCTAAAATATGATTACTGTTTAAGCGTTACTTATATCATGCCAGCACATGTGAGCGACAACATTTTCTTATGAATACATATACTCATGTATGCAGGTTATTCATTCTGGAATTCCGATTACCCTTGTTCCCCTGGATGCAACAAACACGATTCCCATAACTCGAAACTTCTTTGAGGCATTTGAACGGAATCAGCATACATATGAGGCACAGTATGCTTTTAAGTCACTGAAGATGGTCCGAGATACTTGGTTTGACGATCAATTCTATGAGGTATCCACCTTTAAGACACCCATTAATTAACTTGTTTAGTCTTGACATATATGAAGTTCTTTTATTGCAGAGTTATTTTTTGTGGGACTCATTTATGTCTGGTGTTGCCACTTCAATTATGCATAACTTGCACACAAAACATGGAGAAAACGAATTTGCTGATATGGAGTATGTGAATATTACTGTGGTTACTTCCAATGAACCTTATGGAATCTCGGACGGGTCAAACAAATTTTTTGATGGTCGTAATATTCCAAAATTCAACTTAACTAAAAATGGAGTTCATAGTGGTCATGTTCAAACAGGCATTCGGGATTCATTTTGCCTCAACAAGACAGGAAGATGTAAGGTAACTCTTTCCTTTAGCAAGATAACGTGAAATGCTagtattttttataaacttgaaCAAGAACTCAACTATTTCGTCAACTACATAGATACTGAAACTATAAAAGCAGGATGGTTACACACAGAGAGTCAACGGACCTGATTCAGTGCGTGCATTGGTTGCTACAAGGGCAAAGCCAAATCGTGACAAAAGTAGTTCTCTGGATAGAGAATTTTTTGTCAGTTTTCTGGAAGTAAGTCAATTTTCCTTTATCTGAACGTTGTCCAGTTCCCTTCCTTTTAGCTTAAGTACAAGAGTTGGCAGTATAGACTCTTTTATAAGTGATGGGTTGATTTTAGTTGAGTTTCATCTCCAACATGTCTAACAAAACAAGTTAGCCAAATAGGAAACGGGTCAAAGGAGCACACTGGTTGAAAGTCATTTGAAGTCTATATATAATGCATACCCCCTTCTAaatcgttttatgttttaaggATTTAAGTTATTATTGAAATATTGCTGGAGAAAATTGTGTTATAATTAGGATGTtaactaattataaaaaatggaAAGGACAAGTCAGATGGCAATGGGACAGGGATTAACAGGGATCTCGTTTCATACCCCGTCAGGGATTGGAGATTCTATCAGGGAATCAGGGACCCATTACCCGTACTAAAGACTTTATGTTTCAACCTTAACCTGTTTGAATCGTTACCCGGCCATTTCAGCTTGCCACCtttgttattatattagtaCATTTGAGGGCCAATTGTTGAACACACTTTGAAGCTCATCATTTTGCTGTAAATTGTCATAATATGACCATATGCAACTATGTTTTAACAATATGCATATACCAGGTAGTAAACCGACAACAAAATAAAGGCAGATTCAACTTTACATCTCAATTTCCTTATTACAAAGAAGTACTCTACAAACCAGATTTTAAGGGGAAAAAACTAGGAAAGACTGTCGTGTTTGACATGGATATGAGTGCTGGTGATTTTTTGGCTCTCCTGTATCTCCTGAAAGTACCCATCGAGACAATGAATCTTAAGGTATTGCCCTTTTCAATGTATGGTATCCAATATCCCATGCAGTTTTTACTGTGAGTTAATGAATGCTTGTATATGAAGACAGGAACGATATCTGCAGCATCTtcctttcatttttatcttttcccATTCTATCCAGGCAATACTAGTAACTCCAACAGGCTGGGCAAATGCAGCAACAATAGATGTCATATACGATTTGCTACATATGATGGGTCGTGATGATATCCCTGTTGGTTT
This genomic window contains:
- the LOC122600405 gene encoding uncharacterized protein LOC122600405 isoform X3, with product MLVSWRRSLFVIIMATLAISVLTEGGVRLPHRIVLDTDVDTDDFFAMLYLLKLNRSEFDLQAITINTNAWSDAGHAVNQIYDILYMMGRDDIAVGVGGEGGILEDGTIQPNVGGYIPLIDQGSGTDGPCRYRQAIPVGAGGRLYKDTNFGYRKSFLPQGNRRYTPLEQPTAQQVLIEKISDGPISLFVIGAHTNLAIFLMSNPDLKKNIEHIYIMGGGVRSKNPTGCCHKNADSSCKPQQCGDRGNIFTGFKSNPYAEFNFFADPFAAYQVIHSGIPITLVPLDATNTIPITRNFFEAFERNQHTYEAQYAFKSLKMVRDTWFDDQFYESYFLWDSFMSGVATSIMHNLHTKHGENEFADMEYVNITVVTSNEPYGISDGSNKFFDGRNIPKFNLTKNGVHSGHVQTGIRDSFCLNKTGRCKDGYTQRVNGPDSVRALVATRAKPNRDKSSSLDREFFVSFLEVVNRQQNKGRFNFTSQFPYYKEVLYKPDFKGKKLGKTVVFDMDMSAGDFLALLYLLKVPIETMNLKAILVTPTGWANAATIDVIYDLLHMMGRDDIPVGLGDSFGLNQSYPNDPSVGNCKYSKVIPHGSGGLLDADTLFGLARDLPRSPRRYACFYQQVYCRKFC
- the LOC122600405 gene encoding uncharacterized protein LOC122600405 isoform X2, which gives rise to MLVSWRRSLFVIIMATLAISVLTEGGVRLPHRIVLDTDVDTDDFFAMLYLLKLNRSEFDLQAITINTNAWSDAGHAVNQIYDILYMMGRDDIAVGVGGEGGILEDGTIQPNVGGYIPLIDQGSGTDGPCRYRQAIPVGAGGRLYKDTNFGYRKSFLPQGNRRYTPLEQPTAQQVLIEKISDGPISLFVIGAHTNLAIFLMSNPDLKKNIEHIYIMGGGVRSKNPTGCCHKNADSSCKPQQCGDRGNIFTGFKSNPYAEFNFFADPFAAYQVIHSGIPITLVPLDATNTIPITRNFFEAFERNQHTYEAQYAFKSLKMVRDTWFDDQFYESYFLWDSFMSGVATSIMHNLHTKHGENEFADMEYVNITVVTSNEPYGISDGSNKFFDGRNIPKFNLTKNGVHSGHVQTGIRDSFCLNKTGRCKDGYTQRVNGPDSVRALVATRAKPNRDKSSSLDREFFVSFLEVVNRQQNKGRFNFTSQFPYYKEVLYKPDFKGKKLGKTVVFDMDMSAGDFLALLYLLKVPIETMNLKAILVTPTGWANAATIDVIYDLLHMMGRDDIPVGLGDSFGLNQSYPNDPSVGNCKYSKVIPHGSGGLLDADTLFGLARDLPRSPRRYTAENSVEFGAPRTTDFSELRQPLALEVWKLVVKSADLESKITILTNGPLTTLAKIVLEDTTANSIIQEVIILGGHVDCGNKDKGNVINVPSNKYAELNMFLDPLAAKVVFDSMLDITLIPLTTQRKVSSFPQIIKALNLKNKTPEAHFSQRLLTTLYHLQQRNHRYRHMIALLTTNNQLLLETLMTKKEFGAYGIPGEEEKS
- the LOC122600405 gene encoding uncharacterized protein LOC122600405 isoform X4, producing the protein MLVSWRRSLFVIIMATLAISVLTEGGVRLPHRIVLDTDVDTDDFFAMLYLLKLNRSEFDLQAITINTNAWSDAGHAVNQIYDILYMMGRDDIAVGVGGEGGILEDGTIQPNVGGYIPLIDQGSGTDGPCRYRQAIPVGAGGRLYKDTNFGYRKSFLPQGNRRYTPLEQPTAQQVLIEKISDGPISLFVIGAHTNLAIFLMSNPDLKKNIEHIYIMGGGVRSKNPTGCCHKNADSSCKPQQCGDRGNIFTGFKSNPYAEFNFFADPFAAYQVIHSGIPITLVPLDATNTIPITRNFFEAFERNQHTYEAQYAFKSLKMVRDTWFDDQFYESYFLWDSFMSGVATSIMHNLHTKHGENEFADMEYVNITVVTSNEPYGISDGSNKFFDGRNIPKFNLTKNGVHSGHVQTGIRDSFCLNKTGRYTETIKAGWLHTESQRT
- the LOC122600405 gene encoding uncharacterized protein LOC122600405 isoform X1, which codes for MLVSWRRSLFVIIMATLAISVLTEGGVRLPHRIVLDTDVDTDDFFAMLYLLKLNRSEFDLQAITINTNAWSDAGHAVNQIYDILYMMGRDDIAVGVGGEGGILEDGTIQPNVGGYIPLIDQGSGTDGPCRYRQAIPVGAGGRLYKDTNFGYRKSFLPQGNRRYTPLEQPTAQQVLIEKISDGPISLFVIGAHTNLAIFLMSNPDLKKNIEHIYIMGGGVRSKNPTGCCHKNADSSCKPQQCGDRGNIFTGFKSNPYAEFNFFADPFAAYQVIHSGIPITLVPLDATNTIPITRNFFEAFERNQHTYEAQYAFKSLKMVRDTWFDDQFYESYFLWDSFMSGVATSIMHNLHTKHGENEFADMEYVNITVVTSNEPYGISDGSNKFFDGRNIPKFNLTKNGVHSGHVQTGIRDSFCLNKTGRCKDGYTQRVNGPDSVRALVATRAKPNRDKSSSLDREFFVSFLEVVNRQQNKGRFNFTSQFPYYKEVLYKPDFKGKKLGKTVVFDMDMSAGDFLALLYLLKVPIETMNLKAILVTPTGWANAATIDVIYDLLHMMGRDDIPVGLGDSFGLNQSYPNDPSVGNCKYSKVIPHGSGGLLDADTLFGLARDLPRSPRRYTAENSVEFGAPRTTDFSELRQPLALEVWKLVVKSADLESKITILTNGPLTTLAKIVLEDTTANSIIQEVIILGGHVDCGNKDKGNVINVPSNKYAELNMFLDPLAAKVVFDSMLDITLIPLTTQRKVSSFPQIIKALNLKNKTPEAHFSQRLLTTLYHLQQRNHRYRHMDMFLGEILGAVILNDQQTLNPAYQVKHLKIHATGLASKDGQIIIDNEQRKSFKVLVKFDHISYYKIFADRLANDKQSAVIGNFDDQKRIWSIRHPRRGRKILRDW